In the genome of Calothrix sp. PCC 6303, the window TTAAATAATAGGATGGGTGAACCCATTGTCGCAATACTTTTTAACTGGATTTTTTCCCCAATTATCGAACGAAATTTATAAGCAGAGTCATCACAATTAAATCGATCGGAGAAAAGCATATCCCAGAAAATAATACTCCCCATTGAATGAGTAATTATATGAAGTTCTTTTTCTTGTGGATAATTATTTATATAATCTTCTAGATGTTCTGTGATTGATTTACGTATTTTTTCTCCTCTGTCTGAGTTCATATAAGTAAGTGCATCTCCTACAAATGCAGAAAGAAAACCTTGCCTAAATTCTTGACCTCTAAAAATCTCATCCGAATTAATATGTGGACTTTCATTTTTAATTAATTCTAAGTCTTGACTAACGAAATTCCATACTGTCCCTTGATGTCTAAAAATATCAGCATGAAAACCACTATGGAAATAAGGCAAAGGTAGATTTTTCTGGGAAAACTCTTTCCTAATTAGTGTTTTTAGAGGATCTGCAAAGTGGGTTTTAGATTCGGCTACACCATGAATAAAAAATACAAGCATTGTTTTCGTTCTGATATTTTTTATATATAATTAGCCTAATTTACTCGACTAATATCTAATTTTGTATTGTGGAAACAACGTAAATTTGTTTTAAATAAGCATCTGTCTTAATATTTCACATGTAGCTATGTAGGATCAATTCTTACGCTAGTGAGAAGCTTTACGTAGTCCAACCTACAAGCTTGTGATCCCGAACTAATAATTTTCTCCACCAGACAGCTATAATTAGGGGCTAGAAACCGAGGATTAGGAAAACGGGGATTGAGAACATGTTTGTCAACATCATCAAATATATACTGGGGATCTTTTTAGCGATCGCTATTTTAGCTGGGAGTGGTTTGGCAACTGCCCTATACTTTGTCAACCGAACTGCAATTACTCCCCCAAAGCCAATTTATGCCAATGATAAGGAGGAATTAGCTAAAAAAGCAGCTAAAAATCCGCCAAAACCCGCAGTTAGCAAAAAAGCAAATACAACTAAAACCCCTGCTGCGAAACCTACTGCTACCCCGACAGCAGAAACCACAGTAGAAGCGTTACCCGCTAACGCATATAATGCTCGTGTAACCTGGTCTAAAGGTTTGAGTTTGCGTGCTGAACCCCGTGCTGATGCGGAAAGTGTTGGTGGAGTTGGTTTTGACGCTAAAGTTATTGTAATTGAAGAAAGCGCCGATCAAGTTTGGCAAAAAATTCGCATTGAAGGTAGTGAAAAAGAAGGTTGGGTGAAAGCTGGTAATACCAAAAAAGATGATGGGCAACCAGATGATAGCCAAAGTGATGACAACAATCAAACAGATGATCAAGGTGATGCAGAGCAGCGTTAAGATTGGTTCAATTGAGACAAATATTTTAGTCACACTTTCCTTTTTCCTAGCGTTGGTTCAAAAGTGCGATCGCCAAGATCGATTATTCGACTAAAGTGATAACTGATTAATGTGGTAAAATCTTGGTTGATATTGGGTAAGTTGGAAGTCGGAAATTACTCAATAAGAACTGATAGTGGGTTGCAAATGCTTGCTTGACTTCAGGTAAGACTATTTTCTTTTCCCAATCAGTCTGCAATTTCTGAAGATTTCTGGCTTGAAGTTCTTCAATCGATAGATGGCTATTTTCCCACCAATATATACTGAAAAATGAACCAACCATGTGAGATGCACCATCGGCAGATGAAACTATTTTAATTTCGTCTGTCGCCGATTTTAACTCACTAATATCTTTACGATCTATTACTTCTATATTATTCATTACTTGCTGGGCTAATTCAATACCAACACCTTCATCTATCAGGAAGCTTTCCCCTGTAACTTTTGATTTAGTTGCTGATTGATTAGTGATCTTCCCATAATCATGCATCCATACAAGAAGCAAAACCAAGTCTTGATCTGCGTCTTGGTAGATTTGACAAAGCTCTAAACTAATTTGTTCGACTATCTTGAGATGGTGTTTGACATACCATTTATGGTGAATGAAGTGCGGATCTTGTGCCATCTTCACAATTTCGCTTCTAACTCTATCAATAATCTGTAATTCTTTCACCAGTACCCCGTTATTTTCTCTTGATACCAAGTTGCGTTCTATCCTAGCAGTTCGAGTCGTAATTGCTAAAGCAACAGCAATTACTTAGGGCTTGCTGAATAACTATAAAACATATATTTATCAATGCTTTCAGGCTTTTTTGTGCGGGGAAAGTGCAAGGAAATAAGGGTTTGAGGTTTAAAAAACTTGCATTCAGATTTATTAGAATACAAAAAAACAGAAAAAATAAAGGTAAAACTGTTCCCTGTTGCCTGTTCCCCGTTCCCTACCCCCACTAGAAGACTTTTTCAGCAGACCCTACTTAGAACAAAATATGTATTATGCAATACCTTGGTCTTACCTTTCTCTCAGCGTAAAAATCACTTAAAATACTAAACAAATTTCGGTATTCAATTGTTTGTGGATGATAGTTCTGATAATCGGTTCCAATGTCAAAAAGTTTTCGGAGATTTACGGAATTTCACTATGCAAGTTTGATTCTAAATAGTGGAACAAAAGTTACATAAATTAAAATGTCTCAATTTGACCCGTGGAGTAAGTACAAACTCAGAAGAGAAAGCTCTTAATTCCATCAGCTAAATATACATATAAATTTCGCAGGTTTGAGGCTCAAGACTACCACAGGGTATAAATCTATCCATTTGGACTTTGGACAAAAAATTATGAATTCTACTACTTATCCGGGTTTGGCTGCTACTGTTGTTGAAAATAAGCTAGTGAACTGGAAAAAACTTTCTGGTGTTGCCTTGATGAAGTTGTTGCCAGTGGCTTTAGTGCTGGCAATTATGAATATAGCTGGACAAGCGATCGCATTGCAAAAATTAGGTAGTACTGGAGCGGATGTTACCACTACTCAACGATGTCTCAAACAGTTAGGTTACTACAACGGACCAGTTACAGGCAAGTTTGCCACATTAACTGAAGCTGCTGTCCGCAGGTATCAACAAAAGAATGGACTTGCGGTGGATGGTGAAATTGGTACACGAACACAAAATCTGTTGAATTCTCAATGTCAAAGCCGTACCAACCCCCCTGTTAAAGGTAGTGGTGTTCTACAATTTGGTAGCAAAGGGGCAGCTGTTAGCCAACTTCAACAAAATTTACGTAGCTTACGCTTCTATAATGGTCCCATCAATGGGAATTTTGGCACCCTAACTCAACAAGCTGTAATTCGTTTTCAGCAGACATATCGAATTTCCGCAGATGGAGTTGCGGGAACAAGAACACTCAGAACTATTAGCGCAGCTTTAAAACCAATTGGTACAGGTGGTGATAGTCTTCCCAATGCCCTAAATCGTGGTGATAGCGGTGCTTTGGTGCGTCAACTCCAAGATGATTTACGCCGATTAGGCTACTTTAAGGTAAACTCAACAGGAAATTTTGGCAAAGTAACTGAGGATGCTGTAGCACGTTTCCAAAGTAATTATGGACTTCCTCCTAATGGTGTCGCTGATGCAAGAACTTTAGGGGCAATTTCTCAAGCTTTACTTAGTTCCGATGGCAAGAATGGTTGTTCCCAAGCAAATGGTGAAATTTGCCCAGGGGAACGTAGTCAACGGGTTGCAACAGTTCAACAAAGACTGAATCAATGGGGATTCTATAACGGTAATATTGACGGTTACTATGGTGCGGGAACGCGGGATGCTGTAGGACAATTTCAACGGTATTTTCGGTTAGCGGCAACAGGCTTTGTAGATTTTAATACTTGGCAAGCATTAACAACCACTGCAAATGCTCCTAAACCAAATATTCCCAATCCTTCCACAACTAACCGCTATGTGGTAGTTGTCCCCATGTTTAGTAATGATACCCTCAACCGGATTCAGCAGTTGGTACCCCGTGCAATTCCTGGTACATCCAAGTTAGGTAATTATGTGAATGCTGGGGCTTTTAGTCAACGTGGTGACGCTGAAAGCCTTTCTAAACAATTACGCGATCGCGGTTTTGATGCAAGGGTAGAATACTTTTAGTTCAAGCCATCTCTAACTCCAGTAAAAATCAGGCTTCATCCGTAATTACGGGTGAAGCCTTTTGAGTAACTCTATTTCTCCCACCATACCAAAGCCATAAATACAGCCATATCTTCCCTATAATTAAAATAATTTACTATTGATAACACTATGGAAACCCAAGAAATTCTTACCACTCTACCTAAATTAACTACAAGCGACTGCTTAAAAATAGCAGAGACTGCACTGGAAATAATTAGTCAAGAACAAAATTCTCTGACAACAGATGAGCAAAAACGTGTTTTAGCAGCAGCAGCTAAAACAGCAATACAAGATTATGCTGCTGGGAGTTCACTAATTGCTTTTTCGGAAATTGAGGGAGAGGACTTTTATGATTATCCAGATACAAAAATTTAAACTAGAAAAATGATCCATAGAGGTGAAATCTGGTTAGTAAATCTTAATCCCACAGTCGGTACAGAAATCAGTAAAACCCGTCCATGCGTAATAGTTAACGATGATGCGATCGGTATTTTACCCCTGAAAGTGATTGTACCTGTTACGGATTGGAAAGATAACTTTGCAGCCAGAACTTGGATGGTTAGATTAGAACCTAGTACAGAAAATAATTTGGCTAAAATTTCCGCTGTTGATACTTTCCAAATACGTTCGGTTTCTGAAAATAGATTATTGAGAAAGTTGGGAGCATTATCAGAATCGGAGATGTTACTAATCTCTCAAGCATTAGCCATAGTTTTAAGTATTATGCAAACCTAAAAAATTCTTTCACCTTACCAGAATTACGGGTGAAGCCTTTTGAGTAAGTCTATTTCCCGCTACAATACTTCTCGGCTAGTTAACGGGAAATGGGAAAATTATGAGTGATATTAAAATTGGGATTATCGGTGGTAGTGGTCTATACAAAATGGATGCCCTGAAGAATGTCCAAGAAATGGAGATAGAAACACCATTTGGTAAGCCTTCAGATGCATTTATTATCGGTGAGTTGGATGGCGTAAAAGTAGTATTTTTAGCTAGACATGGGCGTAATCATACTCTACTTCCCACAGAATTACCGTTTCGTGCCAACATCTATGCTATGAAAAAGCTGGGTGTGGAATATATTATCTCAGCGAGTGCTGTGGGTTCCCTCAAAGCAGAAGTAAAACCCCTAGATATGGTAGTTCCAGACCAATTTATTGATAGAACTAGAAACCGAATTTCCACATTTTTCGGCGAGGGAATTGTTGCACATATTACATTTGGTGATCCAGTTTGTCCGAATTTAGCAGGTTTGGTGGCTGATGCGATCGCGTCTTTGAATTTGGAGGATGTCACTTTACATCGTGGTGGTACCTATGTATGTATGGAAGGTCCCGCATTTTCCACTAAGGCAGAGTCTAACCTGTATCGGAGTTGGGGGGCAACTATTATTGGCATGACAAATTTACAAGAAGCTAAGTTGGCTAGGGAAGCAGAAATTGCCTATGCCACAATGGCTTTAGTGACAGATTACGATTGCTGGCACCCAGATCATGATAGTGTGACGGTGGAAATGGTGGTAGCAAATTTACATAAAAATGCCGTAAATGCTCAGAAAGCGATTCAGGAAGCGGTGAGGAGATTGAGCGCAAATCCTGTAGAATCAGAGGCACATTCAGCTTTGAAATATGCTGTTTTAACTCGCTTGGAAAATGTATCTCCCGAAACTAAGGAGAAATTTGGAGTGATTTTACAAAAGTATTTGTAAGCTTCGGAATAATTCAGGGGAATGAGTAATGGGTATTTACTCATTACTTAAAGTACCTGAAAAATAACTTTTCCCACTGCAAATTTTACTCAGTTAGGAAAGGAAGGCATTGTGCGTAAATTTTTAGGGACTTCCAGAAAATAAATTATCCAATTGATTCAGATTTTATTTTTCTTACTCCCCTAACTCCCCTGCCCCCTGCTTCTTTTAGCGCTGCCCAAAGCACAAATAGTAGGTTTATCGCTATATTCAAAGAATGGATATTTTGTAAGTAATATTTATAGTGCGTTAGTTCTAAGTTATTACCGAATCTATAGCCATAATTCATCTTTCTCTTGCACACCAAATTCATGACTACAGCGAATACATCTTATAATCCATTATTAAAGGGTAGCGGTTTACCACCATTTGCAGACATCAAAGCCGAACATGTTGTACCTGCTATTAATCACTTAATTAGCGAACTTGATGCCGAGTTAAGGAAGCTAGAAACAGAAATCAAACCAACTTGGCAAGACTTAGTAGAGCCGTTAGAACGAATTAGCGATCGCTTATCCTGGAGTTGGGGTATTATTGGTCATCTGATGGGTGTGAAAAATAGCCCAGAGTTACGGGAAGCTTACGAAAGTGTTCAACCTTTGGTAATTCAGTTTTCTAATAAACTCAGTCAAAGTCAACCAATTTATAAGGCTTTCAAAGCAATTCACAATAGTGACACTTGGGGAAAATTAGAACTTGCCCAACAACGTATCATCGAAGCTTCCATCCGGGATGCCGAATTATCAGGTGTTGGTTTGGAAGGGGAAGCTAAGGAACGTTTTAACGCTATCCAAATGGAGTTGGGAGAATTAGCTACTAAATTTTCTAACCATGTTCTCGATGCTACTAAAGCATTTAGTTTGAAGCTAACAGAAAAAGCTGAAATTGACGGTTTGCCAGAAAGTTTACTCAGTTTAGCAGCACAAGCTGCCCGTGCGGCTGGAGATGAAAATGCAACACCAGAATCTGGTTCCTGGGTAATTACCCTTGATGCTCCCAGCTTTGGACCATTTATGCAACATAGCCGTCGTCGAGATTTACGGGAAAAGCTATACAGGGCTTATATTACCCGTGCTTCCTCCGGAGAATTGGACAACAACCCCATAATTGAACGTACCTTAGTATTACGGCAAGAATTAGCCCAGTTGCTGGGTTACAACAACTACGCCGAAGTTAGCCTCGCTACTAAAATGGCTCCCAATGTAGCATCTGTTGATAAACTACTGGAAGAGTTACGCCAAGTTAGTTATGATGCGGCAGAAAAAGACTTGGCAGAATTAAAAGCCTTTGCTGCTAGTAAAGGGGCAAGTGAAGCAAACGAACTCCAACACTGGGATACTGCTTTTTGGTCAGAACGTCAACGAGAGGAAAAATTTGCCTTTACAGAGGAAGAATTACGCCCCTATTTTCCCCTTCCCCAAGTTTTAGATGGTTTATTTGGCTTGGTGGAACGGTTGTTTGGCGTGACTGTCACCCCCGCAGATGGAACAGCCCCAATTTGGCAAGAAGATGTCCGCTATTTCCAAATCGCTGACGAAACTGGTAGTCCCATCGCCTATTTTTACCTCGATGCTTATAGTCGTCCCGCCGAAAAACGTGGTGGTGCTTGG includes:
- a CDS encoding M3 family metallopeptidase, with translation MTTANTSYNPLLKGSGLPPFADIKAEHVVPAINHLISELDAELRKLETEIKPTWQDLVEPLERISDRLSWSWGIIGHLMGVKNSPELREAYESVQPLVIQFSNKLSQSQPIYKAFKAIHNSDTWGKLELAQQRIIEASIRDAELSGVGLEGEAKERFNAIQMELGELATKFSNHVLDATKAFSLKLTEKAEIDGLPESLLSLAAQAARAAGDENATPESGSWVITLDAPSFGPFMQHSRRRDLREKLYRAYITRASSGELDNNPIIERTLVLRQELAQLLGYNNYAEVSLATKMAPNVASVDKLLEELRQVSYDAAEKDLAELKAFAASKGASEANELQHWDTAFWSERQREEKFAFTEEELRPYFPLPQVLDGLFGLVERLFGVTVTPADGTAPIWQEDVRYFQIADETGSPIAYFYLDAYSRPAEKRGGAWMDTCVNRGKIHENGTVTTRLPVAYLVCNQTPPIDDKPSLMTFYEVETLFHEFGHGLHHMLTKVDYSSAAGINNVEWDAVELPSQFMENWCYDHQTLMGMAKHYQTGESLPEEYYQKLVAAKNYMSGTGMLRQVYFSTLDVELHARYQPGGKETLKQVCDRIAAATTVLPPIPENAFLCAFGHIFAGGYAAGYYSYKWAEVLSADAFGAFEEVGLENEAAIQDTGKRYRETILALGGSKHPMEVFKSFRGREPSTEPLLRHNGLAAA
- a CDS encoding peptidoglycan-binding protein, producing MNSTTYPGLAATVVENKLVNWKKLSGVALMKLLPVALVLAIMNIAGQAIALQKLGSTGADVTTTQRCLKQLGYYNGPVTGKFATLTEAAVRRYQQKNGLAVDGEIGTRTQNLLNSQCQSRTNPPVKGSGVLQFGSKGAAVSQLQQNLRSLRFYNGPINGNFGTLTQQAVIRFQQTYRISADGVAGTRTLRTISAALKPIGTGGDSLPNALNRGDSGALVRQLQDDLRRLGYFKVNSTGNFGKVTEDAVARFQSNYGLPPNGVADARTLGAISQALLSSDGKNGCSQANGEICPGERSQRVATVQQRLNQWGFYNGNIDGYYGAGTRDAVGQFQRYFRLAATGFVDFNTWQALTTTANAPKPNIPNPSTTNRYVVVVPMFSNDTLNRIQQLVPRAIPGTSKLGNYVNAGAFSQRGDAESLSKQLRDRGFDARVEYF
- a CDS encoding type II toxin-antitoxin system PemK/MazF family toxin; the protein is MHRGEIWLVNLNPTVGTEISKTRPCVIVNDDAIGILPLKVIVPVTDWKDNFAARTWMVRLEPSTENNLAKISAVDTFQIRSVSENRLLRKLGALSESEMLLISQALAIVLSIMQT
- a CDS encoding S-methyl-5'-thioadenosine phosphorylase — translated: MSDIKIGIIGGSGLYKMDALKNVQEMEIETPFGKPSDAFIIGELDGVKVVFLARHGRNHTLLPTELPFRANIYAMKKLGVEYIISASAVGSLKAEVKPLDMVVPDQFIDRTRNRISTFFGEGIVAHITFGDPVCPNLAGLVADAIASLNLEDVTLHRGGTYVCMEGPAFSTKAESNLYRSWGATIIGMTNLQEAKLAREAEIAYATMALVTDYDCWHPDHDSVTVEMVVANLHKNAVNAQKAIQEAVRRLSANPVESEAHSALKYAVLTRLENVSPETKEKFGVILQKYL
- a CDS encoding SH3 domain-containing protein; the protein is MFVNIIKYILGIFLAIAILAGSGLATALYFVNRTAITPPKPIYANDKEELAKKAAKNPPKPAVSKKANTTKTPAAKPTATPTAETTVEALPANAYNARVTWSKGLSLRAEPRADAESVGGVGFDAKVIVIEESADQVWQKIRIEGSEKEGWVKAGNTKKDDGQPDDSQSDDNNQTDDQGDAEQR
- a CDS encoding HD domain-containing protein, producing MKELQIIDRVRSEIVKMAQDPHFIHHKWYVKHHLKIVEQISLELCQIYQDADQDLVLLLVWMHDYGKITNQSATKSKVTGESFLIDEGVGIELAQQVMNNIEVIDRKDISELKSATDEIKIVSSADGASHMVGSFFSIYWWENSHLSIEELQARNLQKLQTDWEKKIVLPEVKQAFATHYQFLLSNFRLPTYPISTKILPH